A single window of Synechococcus sp. C9 DNA harbors:
- the csx18 gene encoding CRISPR-associated protein Csx18: MRWTAMARKGTWLILHIRQLQVRNLVLAVVNGTITLIVLLIAPLGLAAVLTNTLLVTGATWLTATVMDGVCFWLMPRSSAIPSGQQQPVSSDIERVSESLRQRDPWL, from the coding sequence TTGAGATGGACGGCTATGGCTCGCAAGGGGACTTGGTTGATTTTGCATATCCGGCAGTTGCAGGTGCGAAATTTGGTATTGGCGGTGGTCAATGGCACCATTACCCTGATTGTTTTGCTGATTGCCCCGTTGGGGTTGGCGGCGGTGCTGACCAATACATTGCTGGTCACGGGGGCAACGTGGCTGACGGCAACGGTGATGGACGGGGTGTGTTTTTGGTTGATGCCACGTTCTTCTGCTATACCGTCAGGACAACAGCAACCCGTTAGCTCCGACATCGAGCGGGTTTCGGAATCCCTGCGCCAGCGTGATCCCTGGTTGTAG
- a CDS encoding type III-B CRISPR-associated protein Cas10/Cmr2: protein MTFTVMTFAPVQGFIERSRKLRDLYGSSFILSHLARALCEAGQQALGENALVSPALINVTQGTPNQIILAGDFPEAEGRQALLDAWKEIVNQCRTWIEQQIPAEYTWKRHWDLWGNHAWEFFCGHGETITEARKAVNRAKRSRDWVGINWQGESSTLSGADAIAWPGLGRKRDSRNIRMSDDDAEIKDFYKKLQSLTALGEAFVDETEQLSIPELIKRLVTYHVVAKRIGIQSEVPASFRDISREQRTFWFAGDGDRIGEHFRQLKENGQNEGKVLHEFSQAMLEWGENTLKPAVDGKLGRIVYAGGDDFLGVLYEADTHKFSPQASLEWFSKHFDPLWKQHKQNITVSVGAVLAGKQVPQRDILQQAREAEQSAKKQGRDRLALRVLFNGGNHIEWVCPWKFLEPIFTNYRDRDKGQNWTHIYNDVAVLESRRGLSSPDVALALFEVYFGTQNRQTLEQNPGYYIGTASISDWVSNLAKVGFQLCSNT from the coding sequence ATGACCTTCACGGTGATGACCTTTGCTCCCGTCCAGGGCTTCATCGAACGTTCCCGCAAACTGCGTGACTTGTACGGTAGCTCGTTCATTTTGTCCCACCTTGCCCGTGCCCTCTGCGAAGCGGGACAACAGGCACTGGGGGAAAATGCTCTAGTTTCACCTGCTTTAATCAACGTCACCCAGGGGACTCCTAACCAAATCATCCTGGCCGGAGATTTCCCGGAAGCCGAAGGACGGCAGGCACTATTAGACGCTTGGAAAGAAATTGTCAATCAATGTCGCACCTGGATCGAACAGCAAATTCCTGCCGAATATACCTGGAAACGACACTGGGATTTGTGGGGAAACCACGCCTGGGAATTTTTCTGTGGACATGGGGAAACGATCACGGAAGCAAGGAAAGCGGTTAACCGAGCGAAACGCAGTCGGGATTGGGTGGGCATCAACTGGCAGGGAGAAAGTTCGACCCTATCGGGAGCCGATGCCATTGCCTGGCCGGGGCTAGGGCGCAAACGAGACAGCCGCAATATCCGCATGAGTGATGATGATGCAGAAATCAAAGACTTTTATAAAAAATTACAATCCCTAACCGCCTTGGGGGAAGCCTTTGTGGATGAAACGGAACAGTTGAGTATTCCCGAACTAATCAAACGCCTTGTTACCTATCATGTGGTTGCCAAACGGATTGGCATCCAAAGCGAAGTTCCGGCAAGTTTTCGGGATATTAGCCGAGAACAACGAACCTTTTGGTTTGCTGGCGATGGGGATAGAATTGGTGAGCATTTTCGGCAACTCAAAGAAAACGGCCAAAATGAAGGCAAAGTCCTCCATGAATTCAGCCAAGCCATGTTGGAATGGGGAGAAAACACCTTAAAACCCGCCGTAGATGGCAAACTTGGCCGGATTGTTTATGCCGGTGGGGATGATTTTCTGGGGGTTTTATACGAAGCAGATACCCACAAGTTTTCCCCCCAAGCCTCCCTAGAGTGGTTTTCTAAGCATTTCGATCCACTTTGGAAGCAGCATAAACAAAACATTACCGTGAGCGTGGGTGCAGTCTTAGCGGGCAAACAAGTGCCCCAGCGGGACATTTTACAACAGGCGCGGGAAGCGGAACAATCAGCCAAAAAACAAGGCCGTGACCGTCTCGCTCTGCGGGTTTTGTTTAACGGGGGCAATCACATTGAATGGGTATGTCCCTGGAAGTTTTTAGAACCCATATTTACCAATTATCGTGACCGGGATAAGGGGCAAAATTGGACGCATATTTACAATGACGTGGCGGTTTTAGAATCTCGGCGGGGGTTATCCAGTCCCGATGTGGCTCTCGCTCTTTTTGAAGTTTATTTTGGCACCCAAAACCGGCAAACACTAGAGCAAAATCCTGGTTATTACATCGGTACAGCCAGCATTTCTGATTGGGTCAGCAACTTAGCAAAAGTAGGGTTTCAACTATGTTCCAATACCTAA
- a CDS encoding type III-B CRISPR module-associated protein Cmr3, with amino-acid sequence MFQYLITLEPLGFLYGSAGRFLSPDNLVGRAGVNFPPSAATLSGLFAAHYGTEAMTIDTGWMFAGPFWSMVQDPQNFYVPTPMNCLVKDGRIEQILHWNGETWEPEIGGKFDKRGWLPISRWLEINSGQKIEPDPWEFAPHLHPRLEIDQRRVQANETQGSLFLENAVLLKPGVCLTYLSSHPLPAGWYRFGGEGHLVDVQCHDLHTNTRELLQKPAGKNFATVTPGLWGSNRLSYRWPMQEQDQPIWPDPVVLTERPQPYRYRLGGTGTGRRLSRGRYAVPAGTVYVLKEPLDPWHTWPEAWFPREGYSLKRWGCGLSLPLPDLN; translated from the coding sequence ATGTTCCAATACCTAATCACCCTAGAGCCGTTGGGCTTTTTGTACGGGAGTGCCGGACGCTTCCTCTCCCCCGATAATTTGGTAGGTCGAGCCGGGGTCAACTTTCCCCCCAGTGCCGCCACCTTGTCCGGTCTTTTTGCCGCCCATTACGGTACAGAAGCCATGACCATTGATACGGGCTGGATGTTCGCCGGACCCTTTTGGAGCATGGTTCAAGACCCCCAGAATTTCTATGTACCAACCCCGATGAATTGTTTAGTAAAAGATGGTCGCATTGAGCAGATTTTGCACTGGAATGGCGAAACCTGGGAACCAGAAATTGGTGGTAAATTTGACAAACGAGGTTGGCTACCCATTAGCCGGTGGCTGGAGATAAATTCAGGGCAAAAAATTGAGCCTGATCCCTGGGAATTTGCCCCGCATTTACACCCCCGTTTGGAAATAGACCAACGCCGGGTGCAAGCCAATGAAACCCAAGGCAGTTTGTTCCTAGAAAATGCAGTTCTGCTCAAACCCGGAGTCTGTTTAACCTACCTGAGCAGTCACCCGTTACCCGCCGGTTGGTATCGTTTTGGGGGCGAAGGACACCTTGTAGATGTGCAATGCCATGACCTGCACACCAACACCCGAGAACTTTTGCAAAAACCAGCGGGTAAAAACTTTGCCACCGTTACCCCTGGACTATGGGGTTCCAACCGGCTGTCCTACCGCTGGCCGATGCAGGAGCAGGATCAACCGATTTGGCCTGATCCAGTGGTGCTCACCGAGCGTCCTCAACCCTATCGCTATCGCCTGGGGGGAACCGGCACTGGTCGCCGTTTATCCCGAGGTCGCTATGCTGTCCCGGCTGGAACCGTTTATGTCCTGAAAGAACCCCTTGACCCTTGGCACACTTGGCCGGAGGCGTGGTTCCCCAGGGAGGGCTATTCCCTCAAACGTTGGGGCTGTGGACTGTCATTACCTTTACCAGACTTGAATTAA
- a CDS encoding RAMP superfamily CRISPR-associated protein, whose translation MYHKAYGIIETLAPLHVGASAGEETGNLNLIFRDQFTQTGIIPGSSIRGRFRADMRSGENKGDVNKWYGHEAVAGQTDGGTTEALVKFEYASLVWFPVFCPGQPVVWVSCPRLLQRYQMITGLKEKIPQPYTADNSLQAKQFNDQRTTRKILFFNLGFMEIEHTQDMQPWIPVGTHLQKNSLVVVGDNDIAMLHDMGLYRQSRVKLQDDMKKVAGGAFFNVEAIPEGSIFIFPIGLKQTGWDPFAGASEQEMYFGGLESVGFGRCRVTLVGEYK comes from the coding sequence ATGTATCACAAAGCCTACGGCATCATTGAAACCCTGGCACCGCTTCATGTGGGAGCCAGCGCTGGGGAAGAAACGGGCAATTTGAATTTGATTTTTCGGGATCAATTTACCCAAACGGGCATCATTCCTGGTAGCTCGATTCGGGGGCGATTTCGAGCCGATATGCGCTCTGGGGAAAACAAGGGCGATGTGAATAAATGGTATGGACATGAAGCTGTAGCAGGGCAAACTGATGGTGGGACTACGGAAGCCTTGGTAAAATTTGAGTATGCTTCGCTGGTGTGGTTCCCAGTATTTTGTCCAGGGCAACCCGTCGTTTGGGTTTCTTGCCCCCGTTTACTCCAACGTTATCAGATGATTACGGGTCTCAAGGAAAAAATTCCCCAACCCTATACGGCGGATAATAGCCTGCAAGCCAAGCAATTTAATGACCAAAGAACGACACGCAAAATTTTATTTTTCAACCTGGGTTTTATGGAAATTGAACACACCCAAGATATGCAACCTTGGATTCCGGTCGGCACCCATTTGCAGAAAAATAGCCTGGTGGTGGTGGGGGATAATGATATTGCCATGTTGCACGATATGGGACTCTATCGGCAGAGTCGGGTTAAACTCCAAGATGATATGAAAAAAGTGGCTGGAGGAGCGTTTTTTAATGTGGAAGCCATCCCGGAAGGGAGCATCTTTATTTTCCCCATTGGGCTGAAACAAACGGGGTGGGATCCCTTTGCGGGGGCATCAGAACAGGAAATGTACTTTGGCGGTTTAGAATCCGTTGGTTTTGGTCGGTGTCGGGTGACGTTAGTAGGAGAATACAAATAA
- a CDS encoding glutamate-5-semialdehyde dehydrogenase yields the protein MVAPELLQIAQQARQAAQRLVRLDTATKNQALLAITEALQAHQEEILAANREDMERSQGEGLAPALLQRLKLSPDKLASNIQGVRDVRDLPDPVGQRQLHRELDAGLILERVTCPLGVLGVIFEARPEAVIQITALALKSGNAVILKGGQEATHSCQVLVRAIHAGLEGTAIPPQAVQLLTTRAEIQQLLALDDYVNLLIPRGSNAFVRYIQEHSRIPVLGHADGLCHLYIDQQVDIPQAIALAVDSKTQYPAACNAIETLLVHQGIAAEFLPPCAAALVAKGVKLRGDEATQKIIPVAPATEADWRTEYLDLILAIKVVDSLAAAIAHINTYGSGHTEAIATTDPQAAAQFMAEVDAAGVYHNCSTRFADGFRYGFGAEVGISTQRLPPRGPVGLEGLVTYKYRLWGQGQVVATYSGAQAKRFTHRNLPL from the coding sequence ATGGTGGCTCCCGAATTGCTCCAGATTGCCCAGCAGGCTCGTCAGGCGGCGCAACGGTTGGTGAGGCTGGATACGGCTACGAAAAATCAGGCTTTGTTGGCGATTACGGAGGCATTGCAGGCGCATCAGGAGGAAATTTTGGCGGCTAATCGGGAGGACATGGAGCGTTCCCAAGGGGAGGGGTTGGCACCGGCGTTGTTGCAACGGCTGAAATTGTCCCCGGATAAATTAGCGAGCAATATCCAAGGGGTGCGGGATGTGCGGGATTTACCTGACCCGGTGGGGCAACGGCAACTGCATCGGGAATTGGATGCGGGTTTGATCCTGGAACGGGTCACCTGTCCCTTGGGTGTGTTGGGGGTGATTTTCGAGGCACGGCCGGAGGCGGTGATCCAAATTACGGCGTTGGCACTCAAGTCGGGTAATGCGGTGATCCTCAAGGGGGGGCAGGAGGCGACCCATTCCTGTCAGGTGTTGGTCCGGGCGATTCACGCTGGGTTAGAGGGAACGGCCATTCCCCCGCAAGCGGTGCAATTGCTCACGACCCGGGCGGAAATTCAACAGTTGTTGGCCTTGGATGACTATGTGAACCTGTTGATCCCCAGGGGTTCTAATGCCTTTGTGCGTTATATTCAGGAACATTCTCGGATTCCGGTCTTGGGTCATGCGGACGGGTTGTGCCATCTGTACATTGACCAGCAGGTGGATATTCCCCAGGCGATTGCCTTGGCGGTGGACAGCAAGACCCAATACCCGGCGGCCTGTAATGCGATTGAGACCCTGTTGGTACATCAGGGCATTGCGGCGGAATTTTTGCCCCCCTGTGCGGCGGCGCTGGTGGCGAAGGGGGTGAAGTTGCGGGGGGATGAGGCCACGCAAAAAATTATCCCGGTGGCTCCGGCCACGGAAGCGGATTGGCGCACGGAATATCTGGATTTAATTCTGGCGATCAAGGTGGTGGATTCCCTGGCGGCGGCTATTGCCCACATCAATACCTATGGGTCGGGGCATACGGAGGCGATTGCTACTACCGACCCCCAGGCGGCGGCGCAGTTTATGGCGGAGGTGGATGCGGCGGGGGTGTATCACAACTGTTCCACCCGGTTTGCGGATGGGTTTCGCTATGGGTTTGGGGCGGAGGTGGGGATCAGTACCCAACGTTTGCCACCCCGGGGCCCGGTGGGGTTGGAGGGCTTGGTGACCTACAAATATCGGTTGTGGGGCCAGGGGCAGGTGGTGGCGACCTACAGTGGTGCCCAGGCGAAACGGTTTACCCATCGCAATTTGCCGCTCTAG
- a CDS encoding CHASE2 domain-containing protein: MKRRERRHWLRAGLVGLLSTTLVLLVRSGGGLEAVDLWSYDLWLRGQPAPGLDERFLVVLVTDEDLVRLGQDQLTLPTLQKLLFRLAELRPRVVGFALDTAFTLPQGQTVASALMAAQVPVVVGCAPSASWEPLGAFPTVVMRRGLTQTASTSLPAEGPNGVVRRYPLGGMVPATATSACQPNHSLGLLVAAHYLALRDITPWSDGRTLYLGRGQWRPLRPHSGPYQGLRVRGWQMLLRPNPIPLEEVSLWQALHTLTPDQVQGRVVLVGEQLQANGQPWLSTPKGQRQPQIRFHAQAVAQILDQALSGQGGVNYWPEPWESLWIGLWGLLGVGLLGYGRHLLWLGVGGTGVIVLVWGLSSATWIPLAAPLLVWGLILGSIPWHTHHRQPPRPTPPIPEGTTQPSIPRGNFADCGQQWEGVAVGEGGRYLLQRHLGGGGMGDVFLALDQHLRKPVAVKILTRLPKEATHGEQSIRRFQREITVTAKINSIHIVQVSDSGVIQNEVPFYVMEYLRGQSLGSLIRQEAPLSVSRTIALLTQVCAGLQAAHSHNIVHRDLKPDNIFVLPGPLGEELVKILDFGIARVIQETESATQLTAVGSFLGTYRYASPEQCDGRARLADQRADIYSLGLIAYEMLTAANPFGIADNSPRQQWLRCHIQMEPIPIRSQPFGAHIPEGLAKVVMACLAKKPSERYPDAGSLAQALQDVTEVFQP, from the coding sequence GTGAAACGGCGGGAGCGACGACATTGGCTGAGGGCGGGATTGGTGGGTTTGCTCAGCACCACATTGGTTTTGCTGGTGCGGAGTGGGGGCGGCTTAGAGGCGGTGGATTTGTGGAGCTATGACCTGTGGTTGCGGGGGCAACCGGCACCTGGTCTGGATGAGCGATTTCTGGTGGTGCTGGTCACGGATGAGGATTTGGTGCGCCTGGGGCAGGATCAGCTCACCCTACCCACCCTGCAAAAGCTCTTGTTTCGGCTGGCGGAACTGCGCCCCCGGGTGGTGGGGTTTGCCCTGGACACGGCATTCACGCTACCCCAGGGGCAGACGGTGGCATCGGCGTTGATGGCGGCGCAGGTGCCGGTGGTGGTGGGTTGTGCGCCTTCAGCATCCTGGGAACCCTTGGGGGCGTTTCCCACCGTGGTGATGCGCCGGGGGCTGACCCAAACCGCCAGTACCTCCCTACCGGCGGAGGGCCCCAATGGGGTGGTGCGGCGTTATCCGCTGGGGGGGATGGTTCCGGCCACAGCCACCTCGGCGTGTCAACCCAACCATTCCCTGGGGCTGTTGGTGGCGGCCCATTATCTCGCCCTGCGGGACATCACCCCCTGGTCAGACGGGCGCACCCTGTATCTGGGACGGGGGCAGTGGCGACCCCTCCGGCCCCACAGTGGCCCGTACCAAGGACTGCGGGTGCGGGGCTGGCAAATGCTGTTGCGTCCCAACCCAATACCCCTGGAGGAAGTCAGCCTGTGGCAAGCGTTGCACACCCTCACCCCCGACCAGGTGCAGGGACGGGTGGTACTGGTGGGGGAGCAACTCCAGGCCAACGGGCAACCCTGGTTGTCAACCCCCAAAGGACAGCGACAACCCCAAATCCGCTTCCATGCCCAGGCGGTGGCGCAAATCCTGGATCAGGCCCTCAGTGGGCAGGGGGGAGTGAACTATTGGCCGGAACCCTGGGAATCCCTGTGGATTGGGCTTTGGGGACTGCTGGGGGTGGGACTGCTGGGGTATGGCCGCCACCTCCTCTGGCTGGGGGTTGGGGGCACTGGCGTGATCGTCCTGGTCTGGGGGTTGAGCAGTGCCACCTGGATACCCCTGGCCGCTCCCCTGCTGGTCTGGGGGTTGATCCTGGGGAGCATCCCTTGGCATACCCACCACCGGCAACCGCCCCGTCCGACCCCGCCCATCCCGGAGGGCACGACCCAGCCGAGCATCCCCAGGGGAAATTTTGCCGATTGTGGGCAACAGTGGGAGGGAGTGGCGGTGGGGGAAGGCGGCCGCTATCTCCTGCAACGGCATTTGGGGGGTGGAGGGATGGGGGATGTATTTCTCGCCCTCGACCAGCATTTACGCAAACCAGTGGCGGTGAAAATCCTCACCCGTCTGCCCAAGGAAGCAACCCACGGGGAGCAGAGCATTCGTCGCTTCCAACGGGAAATTACCGTGACCGCCAAAATCAACAGCATCCACATCGTCCAGGTCAGTGACAGCGGGGTGATTCAGAATGAGGTGCCCTTCTACGTCATGGAATACCTGCGGGGGCAGAGTTTGGGCAGTCTGATCCGCCAGGAAGCACCCCTCTCTGTGTCCCGTACCATTGCCCTCCTAACCCAGGTGTGTGCGGGCTTACAGGCGGCCCATAGTCATAACATTGTCCATCGGGATTTGAAACCGGATAATATCTTCGTCCTCCCCGGCCCCCTGGGGGAAGAACTGGTGAAAATTTTGGATTTTGGCATCGCCCGGGTGATCCAGGAGACGGAATCCGCCACCCAACTCACCGCCGTGGGCAGTTTTTTGGGCACCTACCGCTACGCCTCCCCAGAACAGTGTGATGGCCGGGCCCGCCTCGCCGACCAACGGGCGGACATCTACAGCCTGGGGTTGATTGCCTACGAAATGCTGACCGCCGCCAACCCCTTTGGCATCGCTGACAACAGCCCCCGTCAGCAGTGGCTAAGGTGCCATATCCAGATGGAACCGATTCCCATTCGGAGCCAACCCTTTGGTGCCCATATCCCCGAGGGTCTCGCCAAAGTGGTCATGGCCTGTCTGGCGAAAAAGCCCTCCGAACGTTACCCGGATGCGGGCAGTCTGGCACAAGCCCTCCAGGATGTTACCGAAGTATTTCAGCCCTAG
- a CDS encoding cysteine desulfurase family protein yields MRPIYLDYHATSPVDERVWQAMMPYWREMFGNPASRGHSYGWEAQAAVELAREQVAASLNTTPERIIFTSGATEANNLAIKGVAAALYGHGRHILTVQTEHRAVLEPCAYLESLGFRVTYLPVAADGLVDVEHLRAALQPDTILVSVMAANNEIGVQQPLAAIGAVCRERGILFHTDAAQAVGKIPLDLQALPIDLLSLTAHKIGGPKGVGALFVRRSVPLVPQLHGGGQEQGWRAGTLAVPLVVGLGAALTLAMAEREREQARLLALRTHLWQELQKLEDVLLNGAWSPRLAGNLNVTFLGVNGAELHRQLQPVVAVSSGSACSTGQPSHVLRALGRSAAQAASSVRFGLGRGTTEAEIQQVVNHLQEILPGLRQKSYIKT; encoded by the coding sequence ATGCGCCCAATTTATCTGGATTACCATGCCACGTCGCCGGTGGATGAGCGGGTTTGGCAGGCGATGATGCCCTATTGGCGGGAGATGTTTGGGAATCCGGCCAGCCGGGGGCATTCCTATGGTTGGGAGGCCCAGGCGGCGGTGGAATTGGCCCGGGAACAGGTGGCCGCCAGTCTCAATACCACGCCGGAACGCATTATTTTCACCAGCGGGGCGACAGAGGCCAATAATCTCGCCATCAAGGGGGTGGCGGCGGCGCTCTACGGTCACGGGCGGCATATCCTGACGGTGCAAACGGAACACCGGGCGGTGCTGGAACCCTGTGCCTACCTGGAATCCCTGGGGTTTCGGGTCACCTATCTGCCGGTGGCGGCCGATGGGTTGGTGGATGTGGAACATCTGCGGGCGGCGTTGCAACCGGATACGATTTTGGTGTCGGTGATGGCGGCGAATAATGAAATCGGCGTGCAGCAACCCTTGGCGGCGATTGGGGCAGTCTGCCGGGAGCGGGGCATTCTATTTCACACGGATGCGGCACAGGCGGTGGGGAAAATTCCCTTGGATCTGCAGGCACTGCCCATTGATCTGCTATCCCTGACGGCGCACAAAATCGGGGGTCCCAAGGGGGTGGGTGCCCTCTTTGTCCGGCGGTCTGTCCCACTGGTGCCCCAACTGCACGGGGGCGGTCAAGAACAGGGATGGCGGGCGGGAACCTTAGCGGTGCCCCTAGTGGTGGGGTTGGGGGCGGCTTTAACGTTGGCGATGGCGGAACGGGAGCGGGAACAGGCCCGGTTGTTGGCCCTGCGTACCCATCTCTGGCAGGAATTACAAAAGCTAGAGGATGTCTTACTCAATGGGGCTTGGTCACCCCGGTTGGCGGGGAATCTGAATGTGACATTTCTGGGAGTGAACGGGGCGGAACTGCATCGGCAGTTACAACCGGTGGTGGCGGTATCCTCCGGGTCAGCGTGCAGTACGGGGCAACCCTCCCATGTCCTACGGGCGTTGGGGCGGTCGGCGGCGCAGGCGGCCAGTTCGGTGCGGTTTGGCTTGGGGCGGGGAACCACCGAGGCGGAAATTCAACAGGTGGTCAATCATTTGCAAGAAATCCTGCCCGGATTGCGCCAGAAAAGCTATATTAAGACTTAA
- a CDS encoding response regulator transcription factor codes for MPVVLLIPNQQLRLLLGWHLQQVGYRVTLLGELAQGYTLTANGIMLVLDLDWPQTWDEGLQLATWFSQRSLGVLLIISARSQEADIVAGLGAGADDYLVKPFGLAQFVARVQALTRRWHKGQTVLQAGDLRLDLLTRRGDYQGQELSLTPHEFHLLARLLQAQGEVVPRHILQMQVWGGACGRSLDTHILSLRKKLPPAVQIKTVHRLGYRLVVNPPPTV; via the coding sequence TTGCCGGTTGTCCTGCTGATTCCCAATCAACAGTTGCGGCTCTTGTTGGGCTGGCATTTACAGCAGGTGGGGTATCGGGTCACCTTGCTGGGGGAATTGGCGCAAGGATATACCCTGACGGCGAATGGGATCATGCTGGTGTTGGATTTGGATTGGCCGCAGACCTGGGATGAGGGGTTACAGTTGGCGACCTGGTTTAGCCAACGGTCGTTGGGGGTGCTGTTGATCATTTCTGCCCGTAGTCAGGAAGCCGACATTGTGGCGGGGTTGGGGGCGGGAGCGGATGATTATTTGGTGAAACCCTTTGGATTGGCGCAGTTTGTGGCACGGGTGCAGGCATTGACCCGGCGGTGGCACAAGGGGCAAACGGTGTTACAGGCTGGGGATTTACGTTTGGATTTGCTGACCCGGCGGGGGGATTACCAGGGTCAGGAATTGTCCCTCACCCCCCATGAGTTCCATCTGCTGGCACGCTTGCTCCAGGCGCAGGGGGAGGTGGTGCCCCGGCACATATTACAGATGCAGGTGTGGGGGGGTGCCTGCGGGCGGAGTCTGGACACCCATATCCTCAGCCTACGCAAAAAACTACCGCCTGCGGTGCAGATTAAAACCGTCCATCGCCTGGGCTATCGGCTGGTGGTTAACCCGCCGCCAACCGTCTGA
- a CDS encoding tetratricopeptide repeat-containing serine protease family protein, translating to MKRISCGVTVALLATGGVMLWQRPLDSADDVAAVAKVAKGITVLIDGVNPGSGIIVGREGNTYTVLTAAHVLPVQDEYDIITSDKQKYPLKYSTVQKMAGVDMATAKFTSDKTYPVANLGDATKATEGSPVYVAGFPKPGAAITEPVYNFTTGRVTANASKPLADGYGLVYSNSTLPGMSGGPVLDRQAKLIGVHGRADGGQLERQSETVYVKTGFNLGIPINTYLSMAPRPTVVAVAPTTPTPPRPVTPKSAPVAANPGRADDFYLLASDRYRQGDIAGAMNQLSQAVRANPNYAAAFATRGVIRYIQRDQQGAIQDFDQAIRLDPSYAEPYVGRGLARSALGDRMGAIGDYSQAVELRPTYAEAWYNRGVLLYNVGKIREGIEDLRRAADLYLQQGNPVEYQRTQETLRVATSNCRQQIRTLCDW from the coding sequence ATGAAACGCATTAGTTGCGGCGTGACCGTGGCACTATTGGCTACAGGGGGGGTCATGCTCTGGCAACGTCCCCTAGACTCAGCGGATGATGTGGCGGCGGTCGCCAAGGTTGCGAAAGGAATTACGGTATTGATTGATGGGGTGAATCCTGGCTCTGGAATTATTGTGGGGCGGGAAGGCAATACCTACACCGTATTAACAGCGGCGCACGTTCTCCCTGTACAAGATGAGTACGATATTATCACATCTGATAAACAAAAATATCCTCTCAAGTACAGTACGGTACAAAAAATGGCCGGTGTGGACATGGCAACGGCCAAGTTTACGAGTGATAAGACCTATCCGGTGGCGAATTTGGGGGATGCGACTAAGGCAACGGAAGGCAGTCCGGTGTATGTGGCGGGGTTTCCCAAGCCGGGGGCGGCGATCACGGAGCCGGTGTACAACTTCACTACGGGGCGGGTAACGGCCAATGCCAGCAAGCCTTTGGCGGATGGATATGGGTTGGTGTACAGCAATAGTACGTTGCCGGGGATGAGCGGCGGGCCGGTGTTGGATCGGCAAGCTAAATTGATCGGGGTACATGGGCGGGCGGATGGCGGCCAGTTGGAGCGGCAATCGGAAACGGTGTATGTGAAAACCGGGTTCAATCTGGGCATCCCCATCAATACCTACTTGAGCATGGCTCCCCGTCCGACGGTGGTGGCGGTGGCACCGACGACCCCTACCCCGCCTCGCCCGGTAACCCCCAAATCCGCACCAGTAGCCGCCAATCCGGGTCGAGCGGATGATTTTTACCTGTTAGCCAGTGACCGTTATCGGCAGGGGGATATTGCCGGGGCGATGAATCAGCTTTCCCAGGCGGTGCGGGCCAATCCCAACTATGCCGCCGCTTTTGCCACCCGGGGGGTGATCCGTTACATTCAACGGGATCAACAGGGGGCGATCCAGGATTTTGACCAGGCGATTCGGCTCGACCCTAGCTATGCGGAACCCTATGTGGGACGGGGGTTGGCGCGCTCGGCCCTGGGGGATCGGATGGGGGCGATTGGGGACTATTCCCAGGCGGTGGAACTGCGTCCTACCTATGCGGAAGCCTGGTACAACCGGGGGGTGCTGTTGTATAACGTGGGGAAAATCCGGGAGGGGATTGAGGACCTGCGGCGGGCGGCGGATTTGTATCTCCAGCAGGGCAATCCTGTGGAGTACCAACGCACCCAGGAAACCCTGCGGGTGGCGACCAGCAATTGTCGGCAACAAATTCGTACTTTGTGTGACTGGTAA